A stretch of Zymoseptoria tritici IPO323 chromosome 1, whole genome shotgun sequence DNA encodes these proteins:
- a CDS encoding putative Sodium/dicarboxylate symporter (Putative Sodium:dicarboxylate symporter. Contains predicted signal peptide. Predicted membrane localization.), protein MATVPTTESIPHEKGDAIENGHSVSSQSPPPGTRTGPETEKPKLNFGQKCLRELKTPGSAIQIILAAILGIAIGIAVSSTTTDIPEAAPTILEIPGMLWLRALRATVLPLIVTAIILAVQNLKDMSEGGSKLVKWTIGYYVLTTIFAVVHSMILMDLVWSNLMVVADAESLQVDSDQQETIDENSGNAPHDIVVSVFTSFIPQNIFQALAEDQLLGVLVTAVVVGCLLKRDSALLRAVKEIDKMVFIVISFLIKLAPIGVFFLILANLLTLPISDIGINLGVLLGSSIAGMFIHLFIFLPIIFFCFTRENPFTIWMKCSPAWITAWGSASSAATLPVTMRCLRKQKIAEPIVQFTAPLGALINMDGTAIYFPCVVVFLAITQGMTLNAGDYTLIVLLAVLSSIATTPIPSSSLVLTIMIANSVGIPITGMYAVVVAIDWFIDRFRTAVNVSGDVFAARILEKMSGITDESVSPGGREQQILDRMVMSDNQATPENADIITPVKA, encoded by the exons ATGGCCACTGTTCCTACCACCGAATCCATACCTCACGAGAAAGGCGATGCTATCGAGAATGGACATTCTGTATCTTCGCAGAGTCCACCGCCCGGAACACGCACGGGTCCTGAGACCGAGAAGCCGAAGCTCAATTTTGGCCAGAAATGTCTGAGGGAGCTCAAGACTCCTGGTTCCGCCATTCAGATCATTCTTGCCGCAATCCTTGGTATTGCGATCGGAATCGCTGTCAGTTCGACTACGACCGATATTCCTGAAGCGGCCCCAACGATCTTGGAGATTCCTGGAATGCTTTGGCTGCGAGCCCTGAGGGCAACGG TACTCCCCCTCATCGTCACTGCTATCATCTTGGCCGTGCAAAACCTGAAGGACATGTCCGAAGGCGGCTCCAAGCTCGTAAAGTGGACCATCGGATACTATGTTCTCACCACAATTTTCGCCGTAGTCCACAGCATGATCCTCATGGACTTGGTCTGGTCAAACTTGATGGTAGTCGCCGACGCCGAGAGTCTACAAGTCGACTCAGATCAACAGGAGACGATCGACGAGAACTCCGGCAATGCTCCACACGATATTGTGGTCTCAGTCTTCACATCGTTCATTCCTCAGAACATCTTCCAGGCGTTGGCCGAGGATCAGCTACTGGGCGTGCTCGTCACCGCTGTGGTTGTTGGCTGCTTGCTCAAGAGAGACTCTGCACTTCTCAGGGCCGTCAAGGAAATCGACAAGATGGTCTTCATTGTCATCAGCTTTCTCATCAAGCTGGCTCCGAtcggtgtcttcttcctcatccttgCCAATCTGCTGACCCTGCCTATCTCGGACATTGGCATTAATCTGGGCGTCCTTCTTGGCTCCTCTATCGCAG GCATGTTCATCCACTTGTTCATCTTCCTGCCGATCATTTTCTTCTGCTTCACCCGCGAGAATCCGTTCACCATCTGGATGAAGTGCTCTCCTGCTTGGATCACTGCTTGGGGTTCGGCTTCATCGGCTGCCACTCTCCCCGTGACCATGAGATGTCTGAGGAAACAGAAGATCGCAGAGCCGATTGTGCAATTCACTGCTCCGTTGGGTGCTTTGATCAACATGGACGGGACGGCCATTTAC TTCCCATGCGTCGTAGTCTTCCTCGCAATAACCCAAGGGATGACTTTGAACGCAGGCGACTACAcgctcatcgtcctcctcgcggTCCTGTCATCCATCGCGACAACACCGATCCCATCATCCTCGCTAGTCCTCACAATCATGATTGCGAACTCAGTGGGCATCCCGATCACAGGAATGTACGCCGTCGTTGTCGCCATAGACTGGTTCATCGATCGGTTCAGGACTGCGGTGAATGTCAGCGGAGATGTATTTGCAGCTCGTATCCTAGAGAAGATGTCAGGGATCACGGACGAATCGGTCAGTCCGGGAGGACGGGAGCAGCAGATCTTGGATCGTATGGTGATGAGCGATAATCAAGCGACTCCGGAGAATGCGGATATCATCACGCCGGTGAAGGCGTGA